The Proteiniphilum propionicum genome contains the following window.
CTGTCGATGGAACAAGAAAAATGCTGTTCAAGACAGGTAGCGGAAAGTTTATCGAGACTGTCACCATACCTGAATCCGACCGCCTGACTATCTGTGTCTCCTCACAAGTAGGATGCCGGATGAACTGTGATTTTTGCATGACAGGAAAACAGGGATTCCATGACAACCTCACTGCTACGGAAATTCTTAACCAGGTATATTCGGTACCCGATTCTGAAACGATCACCAACCTGGTTTTTATGGGTATGGGAGAGCCGCTGGACAACTATAAGCAGGTAAATAAGGCTTCGGAACTGCTGATGGCTGAATACAGCCTTGCATGGAGTCCAAAACGAATCACCCTCTCTACCATCGGACTAACGTCAAACCTGAAAAGTTTTCTCGACGAAAGCAAATGCCATCTGGCCATCAGTTTGCATAATCCTATTCCGGAACAACGACAGACCATTATGCCGATCGAGAAATCGGCACCCATTACCTCGGTGATTGAAATGCTGCATAAATATGACTGGAGTCACCAAAGACGGTTATCTTTTGAATATATCATGTTTGACGGGGTGAACGACTCGTTGCTTTACGCACGGGAACTAACCAAACTGCTGGCAGGCCTGGACTGCCGCATTAACCTGATCAGGTTTCATGTAATCCCGATGAGTAGCCTCAGGCCCTCAACAGAAGAGAATATGATTAGGTTTCGAGACTTTCTCTCTGCTAAAGGATTCATCAGCACCATACGTGCATCCAGAGGAGAAGATATCTTTGCAGCCTGCGGCATGTTATCAACTGCAAAACTGGAACAACACTAATTTTTCATAAATTAAAAGCGATGGATTTCATTTTCTCACAAATAGTTGTATATTTGTTAAATAATAGGCAAATAATCACCTTATGAAACATTTTAGAATTTTTCTACCTTTCGTGGCCGCCATCCTCTTTTTCACATCGTGCGACGGCGGCGGAGGATTTTTCTCCGCTTCAGGAACAACTAATGAAGTAATGGTACTGATCGATGACACTGCCTGGAAAAGTACAGCCGGAATAGCATTGTTCAATGTACTCAACTCGAATGCAAAAGCACTACCACAACCGGAACCGAATTTCAGAATACTGCAAATTGTCCCGGAAAATTTCAGTAGTACCTTTAAAATGGCACGCAATATAATTATTCCAGAAATATCGAACATTTACAGCTATCCGAAACTTACAGCCGATATCGACAAATATGCCGTGGGACAGGTAATAATGAATATTCATGCTCCCGACACCGCCACTTTTGTGAAGTTTGTAACCGAAAACAAAGAAAGCATTGTAGATTACTTTGTCACAAAAGAGCTCGAGCGAAATGGCAAATATCTTAAAAACCTGACGGATCCGGTAACACGTATAAATCAGGTTTTTGGAGTAAACATCCATTTTCCAAAAGGCTTATCGAATGTAACTGAGCACAAAAACTTCTACTGGGCCACCAACAATGCGCCCCGGTCACGCCAGGACATTGTTATCTACCAGTTTCCTTATACCACGGAAGCCGTCTTCGAAAAAGATTCTCTTATAAATATCCGCAATCGCGTGCTGGGGGAGTATATCAAAGGTTCTTTCGATTCAGAGATGACTACTGCCATACATTCGTATATGCCCGACTACCGGCGTATTGAAGTGGAAAGTATATTTCGTGCCGAACTGCGCGGATTGTGGGAGATGACTACCGATATGATGGGCGGCCCCTTCGTGATGCAGGCATTTGTAAATGAAAACAGCGGCATGGTAGTGGTTGTGGAAACATTCATCTACGCACCCGAAACAACAAAGCGCAACCTTATGCGCAATCTGGAATCCACACTTTACACCATCAGCATACCCGAAGTAAAAAAAAGATCATAACAATAAGTCAGTCAAAAATAAAGATGTCAGAATTAATAAAAATAGGTATCACACATGGTGATGTCAATGGTATTGGATATGAAATCCTGTTAAAAGCTTTTTCTGATGCGAGGATGCTTGAGTTGTTCCATCCCGTGATATACGGGTCATCTAAATCGGCCTCGTACCATCGTAAGGCCCTGAACAGCAACTCCGTGAATTTTCATATAATTTCCAGAGTCGAGGAATCTCAGGAGGGAAAAATCAATCTTGTTAACTGTGTAAAGGAGGAGATAAAGATTGAATTGGGCAAAGCAAGCATAGAAGCCGGAGAATCAGCATACATGGCATTAGACCATGCTGTCCGTGATCTTGCAGCAAATAAAATAGACCTGCTGATTACTCTGCCCATCAATAAAGATACAATCCAAAACGAACGTTTCCATTTTCCCGGCCATACGGAGTTTCTGCAGGAGAGGTTTTCAGGAAATGGAGAGAAAGCCCTGATGATCATGGCAACAGAAAATTTGCGTGTGGCACTGGTAACCACCCATATACCTCTTTCAGAGGTTTCGTCAAAACTCTCAAAAGAGCTGATAATGGAGAAGCTGAAAACCCTTGATCTCTCTTTGAAACGGGATTTCAGAATAGAGAATCCACGTATCGCCGTACTGGGGCTGAATCCTCATGCCGGTGAAAACGGATTACTGGGAAAGGAAGAGTCAGAGATCATTTCACCAGTTGTGAAAGAAGCGCAAGACAACAAAATACTATGTGCGGGGCCATTTGCCTCAGACGGTTTTTTTGGAACCGGCCATTTTAAAGATTTTGATGCCATACTAGCAATGTATCATGACCAGGGTCTGATTCCTTTCAAAACGCTGTCTATGGATTCAGGAGTTAATTTCACAGCAGGATTACCCATTGTAAGGACCTCTCCCGACCACGGTACGGCTTACGATATTGCAGGAAAGAACCTGGCTTCGGATGAGTCGTTCAGGCAGGCTATATTTATGGGTATTGACATCTTCAGAAACAGAAAAGCCTATGATGAAGCGCGCAAAAACCCGCTCCGCAAAATGTTTTTCGACAGAGGAAAGGACGATGAAAAACTTGACCTGACAAAAGAAGAAGCTGAGGAGCAGCTTTAGTTCAGTGATATGTAGCTCAAATTCTTATTACAGCTTAGCTGCAATCTGATTCTCCAGCTTCAGCAGATCTTTGGTGAAATTACGAATGCCTTCGGCCAGTTTTTCGGTAGCCATAGCATCTTCATTCATCATCCAGCGGAAAGTTTTTTCATCAAGTGATATTTTTTCCATGTTCATTTCACAGGCCGCTTTGGAGTCAAGTTTTTTTGTTAATATACCCTCAGTCTGTTCCAGCTCATTCAAAAGCTTGGGAGAGATGGTGAGAAGATCGCATCCTGCCAGTTCGCATATCTCTCCAATATTCCTGAAACTGGCACCCATGACCTGAGTTGGATAGCCAAACTTCTTGTAATAGTTAAATATACCGGTCACCGAAAGGACACCCGGGTCTTCCTGTGCGGGTATTACTGATACGCCACGGTTCTTTAAATGCCAATCGAGAATCCTCCCCACAAACGGTGAAATCAGCCGCACCCCCGCTTCGGCACAAGCTATAGCCTGTGCTTGAGAGAAAAGAAGTGTGAGGTTACAGTGAATACTTTCCCTTTCAAGTATTTCGGCTGCTTTAATCCCTTCCCATGTAGAGGCTACCTTTATTAATATCCTTTCGCGCGAAATACCGGCCTCTTCATAAAGAGCAATCAGTTCCCGTGCTTTTTTGACAGTAGCGGCGGTGTCGAACGAAAGGCGGGCATCCACTTCGGTAGATACACGCCCCGGAACTATTTTCAAAATCTCCAGTCCGAAATTTACGGCCAGCTTGTCCATCGCCTTCTGTAGCTGAGTGGTTTTCTCAGACGATGACTGTTTGGCAAAACCAATAGCATTTTCAATCAGGTTTTTGTATTTTTCATCTTGCGAAGCCGCATAGATTAACGATGGGTTGGTGGTTGCATCTATAGGTGTGTAAGCTTCAATAGAAGCAAAATCTCCAGTATCGGCAACCACTTTGGTGAATGTTTTCAGTTGTTCAAGTAAGTTCATAATTTTCCGGGTTTAGATTTTTTCAAACGATTTTCACCAAAGATAGGAAACAATTGCAAAAAAACAAAAAAGAGGCTCGGGTTTAGCATTAATAAATAAATCACAATATATTTCACTACCGAAAACGGTTTCCAGTAGTGAAATAGAGGATTAATTACCTCCTGAATAAATTATAAATATTAAACCTGTAACAAAAAACAAGAACATCAATGTCAACAATTGATTAACTTTTTTCGGGGCACCTCTGAATTCTTTCCAGATTAATAACCCCCAGAGTGCGGCCACCATTGGAGCAGTTTGACCCAATGCATATGAAATAGCAGCACCTGCTGTGCCCGCGGCTATATAGCTGGATGCCGTACCTATACCCCAGATAAGGCCACCCAGGATACCCACAAAATGAGTTTCTGGATTCCCTGCAAAATATTGCTTATACGACAAAGGTTCACCTATAAAGGGTTTCTTCATGATCCAGGTATTAAAAATAAAATTACTTGCAAATATTCCGAGTGCAAAGATAAAAAATGCCGCATATGGAGTCAACATACCAGTAGCAGGGGATGCCATGTTTTCCAGATCCATTGCAGATGCCACAAACCTATAGAAGAAAGACATCAGTATACCTGCGAAAATTGCAATTATTATTCCTTTTTTCTTTGTACTGTTCTCACTTTCTCCCTTTATCATCTTACCCGAAGCAATTCCATTAAAAATAATAGCAGCAATGATAAATGCAACTCCGGCAAAGAGAATTACAGGATCACCCTTTGGAGTACTGAAATAATTTATAAACACACCCAGTGTCAACGCCAGGCCAACCCCTATGGGGAAAGCTACTGACATACCAGCATATGAGATTGCAGAAGAGAGTAAAATATTTGATGCATTAAAGATTATTCCTCCTGTAAATGCGCTCCAGAAGTTTCTTGAATTAACTTGCATCAGATCATCAGTAAATCCTCTCCCCTGCTCCCCGATGCTTCCTAATGTGAATCCCAGAATAATTGAAAACAACAAAATCCCTATCACGTAATCCCAGTAAAAAAGCTCGTACCTCCAGGTTTTTGCCGCCAGTTTTTGTGTGTTCCCCCAGGAACCCCAACAAAGCATTGTCACAAAGCAAAGGACAACTGCCAATAAATAGCTGTTTACGATAAACATATTAGTTATTTTTATATAATTTGTTGTTATTTAAAAAATTACGCACTTCTGATTCGGTCGGAATTGAGGGTTGTGCACCCATTCTTGTGACACAAATAGCTGAAGCGGCAGTCGCAAATGTAAGAGCATCTTCCCAATTGTTTTCTCTTGCTAACTCAGCAGCAAATGCACCACAAAATGTATCACCTGCTGCAGTAGTATCAACAGTATTAACTCTATATGCCGGTATATGCTTATAAACATTGCCATTTTTTAAAATGGACCCTCTGTCTCCCAGAGTCATGATCACATTTTTTACACCCATATTCAACAATTTATCCAGAACGATTTCAATATTTTCTCCATCAACCTTTATACCCGATATAGTTTCTGCCTCAACTTCATTTACTACCAGAATATCTATTTTATCAATAATATTTCGATCTAGCGACCTTGCAGGAGCAACATTCAGTATAATTTTTTTCCCATGTTTAAATGCAACTTCACATATAGTTTTAACAGTTTCATATGGAATTTCCATTTGCAATAATACTATATCTACCTTTCTGATAGCAGTCTCAATATCTGGCTTGAAAACCAGTTCAGATGTAAACATCCTATTTGCCCCGGGATTAATTACAATACAGTTTTCCCCATTTTTGTTTACCCAGATCATTGCACTACCTGTTGGTGTACCTTCGGCAATCATTGGAACTACTTTTAAGCTTTGCTCCTTATAATATTTCAATAAATTTTTTCCTGCTGAATCGGATCCCAGCGATGTTACAAATATTACATCCCCGCCCAGTTTATGTGCTGCTAAAGCCTGATTCGCACCCTTGCCCCCCATTGCCTGCATGAACGCTGAAGCTTCAACAGTCTCTCCCGGTACAGGGAACTCATTCATCTTCAATATGTAATCAATATTAGCACTCCCTATAATCATTATTTTCTTCATACCATTATTTTATTTTTCATTTATGGTGCATGAAACTCGCAATAATCATTTACTTGAACGCAACTGATTTTCATGATCGTTTCATAATTATTTGCGATATCATAGACAGCCTAATAATACACTTTTACCTGTGGTTCTTTACAAGAATATATAATAAGGTTTAAAACATCTATGTGATAATTGCCAGGTATATTCCGGCTTTTTAAAGTAATATTATGATCTCCTTCCAGAAGATTATAATTCCACGCTACCTCAGTACGCTTCAACAGTGTTTGTGTTGGCATCTTTATAGTCTCAATTAGGTTATCATCGATATAAAGATCAACCTCCAAAACTTCATCACCATGTCCGTTTTCTGCAAAAGCATATCCGGTTAAAACAAACCCGGAACCGTTGAAACTAACAGTAGCCTCTTTTTCTTTTTCACTTATTCTTTTGTTCACACTTCTGCGCTCTGATGGGAATAATCCTTCAAAACTAGCTTCCATTGGAACTGTCTGTGGAACCTGGTATTTAATAACCAGTGAATCGTCATTCTCCCTTCCTCCATTTCTCCTGATCATATCAACGGCATGCTGAAAACCTATATCATATACTTTTTTTAGAGACATTTCAGTATACTGGAAATTAATTTTTTCAACCTTCTCAAGACCTTGTTTCCAATAATCAGGTATATTGCTGTACCCTATCATAGTCCCCAGTATTCCGGCGGCATTCGCAGGATTACAATCCGAGTCGTAGCCGCACCTTGTGCTGATATCTATTGTTGCACCATAATTACCTTTCCCGTAAAGTAATCCGATTACAATATATGCAGCGTTGATTTTTGCATCAATATTAAGAGGCGCAAATACTCCGTCGGGACAACCTTTATCATGGGTCCATTTTTTCTGCGCTTCAAACCAGGCATACTTCCAATCGTCCGGCTTTTGTTTGTACCTTTGAATAACATCGGAGATACAGTGAAAGAAGTCGCTCTCTTCGGGGATAACCTTCAAAGCTTCTTCAACAATAAACTCAATATCATTATATACAAAAGCCAAAGAATACATTGATGCTACAAACATTCCTCCAAACAATCCATCTCCATAATTCATAATCCGCCCGATTTTGTTACATATTTCAACAGCTGAATTAATCATTCCCGGCGACATTAATCCTGCAAAGTCGGCTTCAATCTGAAAGTCGATATCATCTGCATGTGGATTATTTTTCCAATAACCCGAAGCTGGAGGCATTATGCCGTTAAGGATATTATAACGTGCCGCCTGATTGGCATGCCATAGCGGATATTCAGCATTTGCAAATGCAATTGCATGCAGTGAGTCAGGTGCATCTAAACCATGTTTTTGGAAAACATCAACAAAAGTCAAGTCCATGTATATATCGTCATATAAACCAGGAAAATTTTCAAAATACCACAACATACGCATATCATCCCATGGGATTGGCACATGGTCGTCTATCATAGTACCATTCCATATAAATTCGGTAGGCCCTCCGTACGTACATCCTATTACTTGTCCTGCCCATCCTCCTTTTATTTTGTCAAACAAATCAGCCTTGCTAATTGCCGATTCATTCAACTTAAGATTATCGTTTTTCTTCGAATCACAGCCAGCTGACATGCAGAATAAAACAAAGGCTACTACTCCTGTGAAACCGGCTATGACTAGCTTGTAAAATTGTTGCATAATAATATTATTTAGTTTACTGATAAATAATCGAATATATTTTATCTTCACTGTAATATCTCTTCGGCTATTTCATTAAAATAATCAATCGATTCTTTTATCTCGGGCAGGTTATTTTCCCAGTTAGCCTCGTACTCTATGGTGAAGTATCCCTTGAAATTTTGTCGTTTGAGCTCCTCCATCATTGCTTTCACGTTCAGGATCCCGGTTCCCCAGACAACATCTTCAAGCGTGCCCTCTGCACCTTGTGGGGCTATATCTTTGAAATGCATGGCAACAAGCCTCCCCTGCAGTTCCCGTAAAGCAGGTACCGGCTCAATCCCCATTCGCTTGAAGTGGCCAACATCGGCGCTCGATCCCAGCAATCCATCCCTTTGCCCGATGTACTCCAGCAGTATTTCCGGCTTCCAGTATGAAGCCTCGTTTGGATGGTTGTGGCAGGCTACCTTTATCCCCTGCTTTTTTGCCAGGCTCTCCACTATATCCCAGTCCTCACGCGCCGGCTCGGCACTGATAAACTCCATCTCCATGCCTTTTGCGAACTCGAACACCTTTTCCCATTCGTCGCGTGCGGGTGTCCATACCCCCGAAGATACAATTTTCACCCCTTTCTCCTTTGCCAGCTCTTTCAGCCGGTCTTGCTCAACGGTTGTCAGGTTATAACCGAAAACGGCGTCCCCGAAGCCCTCTCCCATCTTTTTGCCCGGGATAGATCTCAATATAATGCAATCCCAGTTCTTTCGTCTTGTCGAGTGATTCCGTTACCGAAAACAGATGAAAGGTATAGGATTGCATTGATAGTTTCCATCCCTGTTTTTCGGCTTTTGTTTCGGGTTGCGCTTTTGTTTTCATTGAACCGGTGCAGGCCAGCAGCCCGCAAGTGAAAAGAAGAAACAGTAGTCTATTGATTTTCATGTGATTATTTTATTTTTCTTTTATGATGTATGTAGCTCGCATGTTATCATGTTCTTGAGTGGAAACGATTCACATGCCCGTTTCATACGATTATTTTTATTTTCAAAGTAAAACAGGGGGGCCGGGTTTTCAGCCCCTCCCCCTTGAATTGGTCCGGATTTAAATTTCAGGCATCAGTGGCAGCGTGAAGCCGTTTTGGTATGTATGCCTTATCCACTCGTTTGCCATCTCCAGGGCGTTGAATTCGGCAAACCGGCGGTCGAACTTCGGATCCCCGTCTATCACCGCGTACTCATCCACCGTTACAATCTTTATCTTGTCCGTAGGGGAAATGTTTGTGAACTTCATATTTTCACCGTCCCACTTTAATTCCCGGTGCAACCCGTGTAATCCGGAGAGCCTGGTTGCCAGGACACCCATCACTACCATCTCGTTGAAAGGTCCCGAGAACTGGAAGTTGGACGAAGACTCCCTCCTGCTATTGGCGGGCTCCTTGCATGCCCTTATCCAGTCCTGTTCGTGGGCATCGGTAGCCCAAATATTTCCGTTTCCCCCCTTGACCCTGGGAATAGTGGGCTCGGGCTGTTTAAAGTCTGCCATCAGGGATGTGGGCAGGAGCGTCGGATTCATACCGTAACATCCTGTCATTATTTTCCCCTTTGTTCCCACTAAGATGATACCTCCGTTTTCATCCCCCATCATTTCGCCATCTTTCAATTCTTCCGGACGGTCGGGAACCAACCCGCCATCGTACCAGTAAACAGTTAATTCGGGCATTTCTACTTTTCCCTTAGGTGGCCGTGCCGGGAACTTATAAGTGACTTTTTGAGCCTGTGGCGGTGAATAAAGGTTTGAGAGTGTTGAGCTGGCCTCAACGCTAACTGGATACTTCAAATCCAATGCCCAGTATAGCGGGTCCATGATGTGACAGGCCATATCACCCAGGGCGCCTGTACCGAAATCCCAGAAACCGCGCCAGTTCCATGGCGTGTATGCCGGGTCGTAAGGCCGTTTTGCGGCCGGCCCGATGAACAAATCCCAGTCGAGGGTCGCAGGAACGGGAACACCCCCCTTTGGTTCGGCCAGCCCTTGCGGCCATATTGGGCGGTCTGTCCAGCAGTGAGCCTCGTAGACGTCGCCAATGACGCCCGACTCGACCCACTCTGCCACTTGCCGGCACCAGTCGAACGAGTTGCCCTGGTTACCCATCTGGGTGGCAACCTTGTGCTTTTTTGCCAGCCTGGTAAGCAGCCTGGATTCATACACGCTGTGTGTCAGCGGTTTTTGCACGTAGGTGTGTTTCCCTGAAGTGATGGCATGAGCAGCCACTCCCGCGTGTGTGTGATCGGGCGTTGCCACCATGATTGCATCTATGGTGTTACCCATTTTGTCGAACATCTCCCGCCAGTCTTTAAACTGCCTGGCCTTGGGATAATCGCTGAATGTCTTTGCGGCATATTTCCAGTCCACGTCGCAAAGGGCAACGATGTTCTCCGTCTTCATGTTCGCCAGGTTGCGGCGTCCCATCCCGCCAACGCCAACGCCCGCGATGTTGAGCTTGTCGCTGGGAGCCATATGCCCGAATGATTTACCTAATATGCTGTTAGGTACGATAGTCAGCCCGGCGGCGCCTGCCGCAGCTGTTTTTAAAAATTTTCTTCGTGAATAGATTGTCATAGGATATCTGTTAATTATTTAACTTTCAAATGTATGAGTCTGCTCTGAAAACCCCATTTTTTCAAATTGCTGAAAAATGAAGTTTAACCGGACAAATGTGATTGTTTTTATTAATTGAAAGTATGTTTACAATAATATACATATTGAAACATAAATTAATTATATATTGTGGCAGTTTTTGCCAAAAAAGCGCTCTTTGACTTATTCGCGTCATATAATTCACTATCCTGACGAAGTTTATCCACAACGAGCGGGAGTATGCCCATAGTTTGTGCTTGGCAAGTGACCTGTAACGGCTCTTGTCATTCGGGTAATGGTATCCTAACTGGAAAATGCTTGCTTCGACATTGTTCCTGATATTTTTTTCATCTATCGGGATATCGTCCAATTTCTTCCTCAGAGCGGCAGCCCTGAGGTTATCCTCATCGAAGTAGCGGTATTTTCCTTCTTCAGTCTTGATCCTCCATTTCCTCTGTGTTTTGTCTTTGCGGAGTTTTACCCGTTGTGCCTGTATTGTTGTTCCTGTTTTGTTGTCGGTTACTATTAAATTGATTTCATTCTGTTCGTCCAAACGGATGTCATATCTCGGTGCGGGGCCTTGCATGCCTGTGAGTATCAGCTCGATGCCATTTTTTATCGCTTTGGCAATACTCCTGATTATCAGCACTGTGGTAAGCCCCGTCGGCATATACTTTCTCTATTTTGTCGGATATTATTTCCTGTGTCCGATCCAGGGCTTGTTCAAGGAAGCCGTTGTCCGGAGCCGATGCCACCGTTACCTCGGTATCGGTTATCAGGTTCAATGCCGTATCTTTGTCATCTCCCGGTTGGTCGCATGTCTCGGTGACGTTCACCGAATACCCTTTGACCTTGTTGCCGTCTTTGTCACGGTAATGGCAGTCGGTGTCATGGGGTGACTGTATGGATTTGGCGCTGACTTTCTCCTTTTCCAGAGGAACGACAGTTT
Protein-coding sequences here:
- a CDS encoding GRP family sugar transporter, translated to MFIVNSYLLAVVLCFVTMLCWGSWGNTQKLAAKTWRYELFYWDYVIGILLFSIILGFTLGSIGEQGRGFTDDLMQVNSRNFWSAFTGGIIFNASNILLSSAISYAGMSVAFPIGVGLALTLGVFINYFSTPKGDPVILFAGVAFIIAAIIFNGIASGKMIKGESENSTKKKGIIIAIFAGILMSFFYRFVASAMDLENMASPATGMLTPYAAFFIFALGIFASNFIFNTWIMKKPFIGEPLSYKQYFAGNPETHFVGILGGLIWGIGTASSYIAAGTAGAAISYALGQTAPMVAALWGLLIWKEFRGAPKKVNQLLTLMFLFFVTGLIFIIYSGGN
- the tal gene encoding transaldolase is translated as MNLLEQLKTFTKVVADTGDFASIEAYTPIDATTNPSLIYAASQDEKYKNLIENAIGFAKQSSSEKTTQLQKAMDKLAVNFGLEILKIVPGRVSTEVDARLSFDTAATVKKARELIALYEEAGISRERILIKVASTWEGIKAAEILERESIHCNLTLLFSQAQAIACAEAGVRLISPFVGRILDWHLKNRGVSVIPAQEDPGVLSVTGIFNYYKKFGYPTQVMGASFRNIGEICELAGCDLLTISPKLLNELEQTEGILTKKLDSKAACEMNMEKISLDEKTFRWMMNEDAMATEKLAEGIRNFTKDLLKLENQIAAKL
- the rbsK gene encoding ribokinase; its protein translation is MKKIMIIGSANIDYILKMNEFPVPGETVEASAFMQAMGGKGANQALAAHKLGGDVIFVTSLGSDSAGKNLLKYYKEQSLKVVPMIAEGTPTGSAMIWVNKNGENCIVINPGANRMFTSELVFKPDIETAIRKVDIVLLQMEIPYETVKTICEVAFKHGKKIILNVAPARSLDRNIIDKIDILVVNEVEAETISGIKVDGENIEIVLDKLLNMGVKNVIMTLGDRGSILKNGNVYKHIPAYRVNTVDTTAAGDTFCGAFAAELARENNWEDALTFATAASAICVTRMGAQPSIPTESEVRNFLNNNKLYKNN
- the rlmN gene encoding 23S rRNA (adenine(2503)-C(2))-methyltransferase RlmN → MDQKQYLLGMTLAEITEKVTELGLPKFTAKQIAHWVYLKRVKDINEMTNISLKNRQILSEKFDTGRSEPLDVKTSVDGTRKMLFKTGSGKFIETVTIPESDRLTICVSSQVGCRMNCDFCMTGKQGFHDNLTATEILNQVYSVPDSETITNLVFMGMGEPLDNYKQVNKASELLMAEYSLAWSPKRITLSTIGLTSNLKSFLDESKCHLAISLHNPIPEQRQTIMPIEKSAPITSVIEMLHKYDWSHQRRLSFEYIMFDGVNDSLLYARELTKLLAGLDCRINLIRFHVIPMSSLRPSTEENMIRFRDFLSAKGFISTIRASRGEDIFAACGMLSTAKLEQH
- a CDS encoding Gfo/Idh/MocA family protein; this translates as MTIYSRRKFLKTAAAGAAGLTIVPNSILGKSFGHMAPSDKLNIAGVGVGGMGRRNLANMKTENIVALCDVDWKYAAKTFSDYPKARQFKDWREMFDKMGNTIDAIMVATPDHTHAGVAAHAITSGKHTYVQKPLTHSVYESRLLTRLAKKHKVATQMGNQGNSFDWCRQVAEWVESGVIGDVYEAHCWTDRPIWPQGLAEPKGGVPVPATLDWDLFIGPAAKRPYDPAYTPWNWRGFWDFGTGALGDMACHIMDPLYWALDLKYPVSVEASSTLSNLYSPPQAQKVTYKFPARPPKGKVEMPELTVYWYDGGLVPDRPEELKDGEMMGDENGGIILVGTKGKIMTGCYGMNPTLLPTSLMADFKQPEPTIPRVKGGNGNIWATDAHEQDWIRACKEPANSRRESSSNFQFSGPFNEMVVMGVLATRLSGLHGLHRELKWDGENMKFTNISPTDKIKIVTVDEYAVIDGDPKFDRRFAEFNALEMANEWIRHTYQNGFTLPLMPEI
- a CDS encoding sugar phosphate isomerase/epimerase family protein, encoding MGEGFGDAVFGYNLTTVEQDRLKELAKEKGVKIVSSGVWTPARDEWEKVFEFAKGMEMEFISAEPAREDWDIVESLAKKQGIKVACHNHPNEASYWKPEILLEYIGQRDGLLGSSADVGHFKRMGIEPVPALRELQGRLVAMHFKDIAPQGAEGTLEDVVWGTGILNVKAMMEELKRQNFKGYFTIEYEANWENNLPEIKESIDYFNEIAEEILQ
- a CDS encoding DUF4837 family protein, which encodes MKHFRIFLPFVAAILFFTSCDGGGGFFSASGTTNEVMVLIDDTAWKSTAGIALFNVLNSNAKALPQPEPNFRILQIVPENFSSTFKMARNIIIPEISNIYSYPKLTADIDKYAVGQVIMNIHAPDTATFVKFVTENKESIVDYFVTKELERNGKYLKNLTDPVTRINQVFGVNIHFPKGLSNVTEHKNFYWATNNAPRSRQDIVIYQFPYTTEAVFEKDSLINIRNRVLGEYIKGSFDSEMTTAIHSYMPDYRRIEVESIFRAELRGLWEMTTDMMGGPFVMQAFVNENSGMVVVVETFIYAPETTKRNLMRNLESTLYTISIPEVKKRS
- a CDS encoding ADP-ribosylglycohydrolase family protein, which codes for MQQFYKLVIAGFTGVVAFVLFCMSAGCDSKKNDNLKLNESAISKADLFDKIKGGWAGQVIGCTYGGPTEFIWNGTMIDDHVPIPWDDMRMLWYFENFPGLYDDIYMDLTFVDVFQKHGLDAPDSLHAIAFANAEYPLWHANQAARYNILNGIMPPASGYWKNNPHADDIDFQIEADFAGLMSPGMINSAVEICNKIGRIMNYGDGLFGGMFVASMYSLAFVYNDIEFIVEEALKVIPEESDFFHCISDVIQRYKQKPDDWKYAWFEAQKKWTHDKGCPDGVFAPLNIDAKINAAYIVIGLLYGKGNYGATIDISTRCGYDSDCNPANAAGILGTMIGYSNIPDYWKQGLEKVEKINFQYTEMSLKKVYDIGFQHAVDMIRRNGGRENDDSLVIKYQVPQTVPMEASFEGLFPSERRSVNKRISEKEKEATVSFNGSGFVLTGYAFAENGHGDEVLEVDLYIDDNLIETIKMPTQTLLKRTEVAWNYNLLEGDHNITLKSRNIPGNYHIDVLNLIIYSCKEPQVKVYY
- the pdxA gene encoding 4-hydroxythreonine-4-phosphate dehydrogenase PdxA, whose protein sequence is MSELIKIGITHGDVNGIGYEILLKAFSDARMLELFHPVIYGSSKSASYHRKALNSNSVNFHIISRVEESQEGKINLVNCVKEEIKIELGKASIEAGESAYMALDHAVRDLAANKIDLLITLPINKDTIQNERFHFPGHTEFLQERFSGNGEKALMIMATENLRVALVTTHIPLSEVSSKLSKELIMEKLKTLDLSLKRDFRIENPRIAVLGLNPHAGENGLLGKEESEIISPVVKEAQDNKILCAGPFASDGFFGTGHFKDFDAILAMYHDQGLIPFKTLSMDSGVNFTAGLPIVRTSPDHGTAYDIAGKNLASDESFRQAIFMGIDIFRNRKAYDEARKNPLRKMFFDRGKDDEKLDLTKEEAEEQL